A window of the Virgibacillus pantothenticus genome harbors these coding sequences:
- a CDS encoding aldehyde dehydrogenase family protein — protein MSFKNLSSQYINGIWKEGTSSRVMENKNPYNGELIATYQAASKKDVDSAYQAAATVQKSWAKTNPVLKREVFENAVQFIKDNHESIVNIIIDEIGGTRLKAEFEIGLVTNMIKEASTFPFRMDGKILTSPIDDKENRVYRIPVGVVGVISPFNFPFFLSMKSVATALAAGNGVVLKPHEHTPITGGTMIASIFENAGLPKGLLNVITTEISEIGDHFVAHPIPRAISFTGSTKVGKHIGAVAGKYLKEAHLELGGNSALIVLEDADLDLAVSAAVFSRFTHQGQICMSANRLIIHEKVYEAFVDKYVAKVATLTCGDPKNPNTIIGPLINEQQVETTKALIAKGIQEGAKPILQGKIEGNVVEPVVFTDVTPDMSIAQEELFAPVVSILKAADEQEIISYANDTLYGLSGAIHTSDIERGAELAKQMDTGMIHINDGTINDEPHVAFGGVKSSGLGRLNGDWSLDAFTTFKWISIQHKARSYPYS, from the coding sequence ATGTCATTTAAGAATTTATCCAGTCAATATATTAATGGAATTTGGAAAGAAGGAACGTCTTCTCGTGTTATGGAGAACAAAAATCCCTACAACGGTGAGCTTATTGCTACATATCAAGCAGCAAGTAAAAAAGATGTAGACAGCGCTTATCAAGCTGCAGCTACTGTACAGAAAAGCTGGGCAAAAACCAATCCTGTTTTAAAACGAGAGGTTTTTGAAAACGCAGTTCAATTTATTAAGGACAATCATGAATCCATCGTTAATATCATTATCGACGAAATCGGTGGCACAAGGTTAAAAGCAGAATTTGAAATTGGTCTTGTCACAAATATGATAAAAGAAGCTTCAACATTTCCATTTCGCATGGATGGAAAGATTTTAACTTCTCCTATTGATGATAAAGAAAATCGGGTTTATCGAATTCCCGTTGGCGTGGTAGGTGTAATCAGTCCGTTTAATTTTCCATTCTTCCTATCCATGAAATCTGTAGCAACTGCACTAGCAGCAGGTAATGGAGTCGTTTTAAAGCCGCATGAGCATACACCGATTACAGGTGGAACCATGATCGCATCTATTTTTGAGAATGCAGGCTTGCCAAAGGGGCTACTTAACGTAATTACAACGGAGATCTCGGAAATCGGCGATCACTTTGTTGCACATCCTATTCCAAGGGCTATTTCCTTTACCGGATCTACAAAGGTAGGCAAGCATATTGGTGCAGTTGCTGGCAAATATTTAAAGGAAGCTCATCTTGAATTAGGAGGAAATAGTGCCCTGATCGTATTAGAGGATGCAGATCTTGATTTGGCGGTGAGTGCTGCGGTATTTAGCCGTTTTACACATCAAGGTCAAATTTGTATGTCGGCCAATAGACTGATTATTCATGAAAAAGTCTATGAAGCATTTGTTGATAAATATGTGGCTAAAGTAGCTACATTAACTTGTGGTGATCCCAAAAATCCCAACACCATTATAGGACCACTTATTAATGAGCAACAAGTAGAAACGACAAAAGCTTTAATTGCTAAAGGCATTCAAGAAGGAGCTAAGCCAATTCTCCAAGGTAAAATAGAAGGAAATGTAGTTGAGCCAGTTGTTTTCACGGATGTAACTCCCGATATGTCCATTGCGCAAGAGGAGTTGTTTGCACCTGTTGTCTCCATTCTTAAAGCAGCTGATGAGCAAGAGATTATTTCATATGCAAATGATACATTATATGGCTTAAGTGGTGCCATTCATACTAGTGACATTGAACGTGGGGCAGAGCTTGCAAAGCAAATGGATACCGGAATGATTCATATTAATGACGGTACGATCAACGATGAACCTCATGTAGCGTTTGGTGGTGTAAAAAGTTCCGGTTTAGGCCGATTAAATGGAGATTGGAGCTTAGATGCCTTTACTACCTTTAAATGGATTAGCATTCAGCATAAAGCTAGAAGCTATCCATACAGTTAA
- a CDS encoding TIGR02679 family protein, with translation METEDLLKEATLFFKSEQAYDKLFKQFRKKYESLGRIGGTISVQLFSERELEVIASFYGTTKETLMKKGTIHVAQFASQLQETKYYGIELKQLLDYYFGEEIISKKQRKEIAQHRLESHLQQLASSYPLLFDWLLYVLSTPSDMRWVVRLAEKDVTYFDQLVGKLAKAREHLPTKPERLPMFSQRITADPHAFDINTDLGKLFIDVLAFYHPEWSKHEVPQTTESINELLRVHHIYRDDLLNFVTCSGLLAETMEDVLHPVWSAAVKMNTVQNVPLRELFVINRIFPAIGSHVWVVENSGVCSALLDELPNTPIVSTNGQFKLAAWILLDLLAKEGCTIYYASDFDPEGLGMAERLLYRYPQHVRVWQMSIRAYKKSNPVKSIDEERLKKLERIEHPDLLTLAQEIKRTKKVGYQEALVKDMLHDIQQKLLRA, from the coding sequence ATGGAAACGGAGGACCTTTTAAAGGAAGCTACCTTGTTTTTTAAGAGTGAACAAGCATATGATAAGCTGTTTAAGCAGTTTCGTAAAAAGTATGAATCGCTTGGTCGAATTGGAGGGACGATTTCGGTTCAACTATTTTCAGAGCGAGAATTAGAGGTTATTGCTAGCTTCTATGGTACAACGAAAGAAACATTAATGAAGAAGGGCACGATACATGTTGCCCAATTTGCAAGCCAGCTTCAAGAGACGAAATACTATGGAATCGAATTAAAGCAACTCTTGGACTATTATTTTGGTGAAGAAATCATTTCTAAAAAACAACGCAAGGAAATAGCGCAACATCGACTAGAATCTCATTTACAACAACTAGCATCGTCTTATCCTTTGCTTTTTGATTGGCTCCTATATGTACTATCGACGCCTTCTGACATGAGGTGGGTTGTTCGTTTAGCTGAAAAGGATGTTACTTATTTTGATCAATTAGTAGGTAAATTAGCTAAAGCGCGAGAACATTTGCCGACTAAGCCAGAGCGTTTACCTATGTTTAGCCAACGTATAACGGCAGACCCGCATGCCTTTGATATTAATACAGATTTAGGAAAATTATTTATTGATGTGTTAGCTTTTTATCATCCAGAATGGTCCAAACATGAGGTGCCACAAACAACAGAGTCAATCAATGAGCTTTTACGCGTTCACCACATTTACCGGGATGACCTATTAAACTTTGTTACGTGTTCAGGGCTTCTAGCAGAAACAATGGAAGATGTTTTGCATCCAGTATGGTCCGCAGCTGTAAAAATGAATACAGTGCAAAATGTTCCATTGCGAGAGTTATTTGTGATAAATAGAATCTTCCCTGCTATTGGAAGCCATGTTTGGGTTGTGGAGAATTCGGGCGTCTGCTCTGCTTTACTGGATGAGCTACCAAACACTCCAATTGTTAGCACGAATGGGCAATTTAAGCTGGCAGCATGGATATTACTAGACTTACTTGCTAAGGAAGGTTGCACCATTTATTATGCCAGTGACTTTGATCCTGAAGGCTTGGGTATGGCTGAAAGATTATTATATCGTTATCCTCAACATGTGAGGGTTTGGCAAATGAGCATACGAGCTTATAAAAAGAGTAACCCAGTCAAATCAATAGACGAAGAGCGATTGAAAAAACTCGAGCGCATTGAACATCCAGATTTGCTCACACTTGCTCAAGAAATAAAGCGAACCAAAAAGGTGGGGTACCAGGAAGCGCTAGTAAAGGATATGCTACATGATATTCAGCAAAAGCTACTAAGAGCTTAA
- a CDS encoding TIGR02680 family protein codes for MFEEDKQEKLSEIYQWVETNAFLPIDEEILQKTAREIDQLYGENTYEDIRQLFVKKSTSYQMNKNEVIATHLGNLSFVQEELKHKKAELTSWQTKRDPEPPYQKEATKHARMQLKEKGYAFAPFYEVVEFQDHVPEALRKQLEAILLDANILDSLMAENGIPLANDRIITPQPQMMAHTLADYLKPDIDPEQSLPEQLVDDVLRSILVEEELQTESFSFNEDGKYRIGLVEGHTSSVDAVRYIGKNARKRYREEMIAQLQEDIEGLQHQINEVNKKIRDLEASVLAAQEAMKQFPDDADLQVSYTKMKEKQFEGKQLQKELERIDAEMQATNQVYQEKKRLLDEKTRELNITFSLEGYLEAKKEMRRYEKTLSSLVTAHTTFLLQQESMIQTRERLAQIIVEVDELNGELNVVADKKAKVKGNMKEIERQLDRHGVADIRKQIQEVQQSLKQTEKEHLEIQVNIPKKEANRDMLTQQIQEEKQQLSFLEKMIEAWQDTFVQEIHYQFISFPETYETNEDRAKWVLKTYKHWLKEKNLTTIEGQLTSVYYEQHSNLMEYRMSDVQVQAEHYPWMEEEWKDDQRLKIQYWKEKATRRLIQLDYQGKRVDPYVVREKIENDCLQQQHLLDDQDRKLYEEILFDSVGKKLRSRISRAQQWTEKMDKLMAASDSSSGLSFSIKWKPRTAETEVELDTKELVDLLRRDSRLLKEEDMLKVIEHFRSRIARAKELVEIKGEGSTLLQVLKDVLDYRNWFSFVLSYKRTGEPKRELSNHAFYQFSGGEKAMAMYIPLFTACYSRYLEAADTAPYIITLDEAFAGVDEDNISVMFRLVEELGFNYMMNSQVLWGDYETISNLAIYELVRPKNQDFVTVIRYHWDGNKRSLVVNDMINKKTNTMNV; via the coding sequence GTGTTTGAAGAGGATAAACAGGAAAAGCTTTCTGAAATTTATCAGTGGGTAGAAACGAATGCATTTCTACCAATTGATGAAGAAATATTGCAAAAAACGGCACGGGAGATCGACCAGCTTTATGGTGAAAATACGTATGAAGATATCCGCCAACTGTTTGTGAAAAAAAGTACTTCTTACCAAATGAATAAAAATGAGGTCATTGCAACGCATTTAGGAAATTTGTCATTTGTTCAAGAAGAATTAAAACACAAAAAAGCAGAATTAACATCGTGGCAAACGAAACGTGATCCTGAACCACCATATCAGAAAGAAGCAACGAAACATGCACGAATGCAACTGAAAGAAAAAGGCTATGCATTTGCTCCTTTTTATGAGGTTGTTGAATTTCAAGACCATGTACCAGAAGCGCTACGAAAACAGCTAGAAGCTATATTGCTCGATGCTAATATATTGGATAGCTTAATGGCGGAAAATGGAATACCGCTTGCCAATGACCGGATTATTACGCCACAGCCGCAAATGATGGCACATACGCTTGCGGATTATTTAAAACCAGATATAGATCCGGAACAATCTTTACCTGAACAATTGGTTGATGATGTGCTTCGCAGTATTTTAGTAGAAGAAGAGCTACAGACAGAGAGCTTTAGCTTTAATGAAGATGGAAAATATCGAATAGGTTTAGTGGAAGGACACACATCTAGCGTGGATGCTGTTCGCTATATTGGAAAAAATGCCCGCAAACGATATCGTGAGGAAATGATAGCACAACTTCAGGAAGATATAGAAGGCTTACAACACCAAATTAATGAGGTGAACAAGAAAATTCGTGATCTAGAAGCAAGTGTCCTTGCTGCACAAGAAGCTATGAAGCAATTTCCTGATGATGCAGATTTGCAAGTAAGTTATACAAAAATGAAAGAAAAGCAATTTGAGGGTAAGCAACTGCAGAAGGAATTAGAACGAATCGACGCTGAAATGCAAGCAACGAATCAGGTGTATCAAGAGAAAAAACGATTACTTGACGAAAAAACAAGAGAGTTAAATATTACCTTTTCCCTAGAAGGGTATCTAGAAGCGAAAAAAGAAATGCGTCGTTACGAAAAGACGTTGAGTTCGTTAGTTACTGCTCATACTACCTTTTTACTCCAACAAGAAAGTATGATCCAAACTCGTGAGCGATTAGCACAAATAATAGTTGAGGTCGATGAGTTAAATGGAGAATTAAATGTAGTAGCTGATAAAAAGGCGAAAGTAAAAGGAAATATGAAAGAGATTGAACGGCAATTAGACAGGCATGGTGTTGCAGATATTCGTAAGCAAATTCAAGAGGTACAACAATCTTTAAAGCAGACGGAAAAAGAACACCTTGAAATCCAAGTCAATATACCTAAAAAAGAAGCAAATCGTGATATGCTGACACAACAAATTCAGGAAGAAAAGCAGCAGCTGTCATTTTTGGAGAAGATGATTGAAGCGTGGCAGGACACGTTTGTTCAGGAGATTCATTATCAATTTATATCATTTCCAGAGACATATGAGACAAATGAAGATCGTGCGAAGTGGGTTCTAAAAACGTATAAGCATTGGTTAAAAGAAAAAAATTTAACGACAATTGAAGGACAATTGACGAGTGTATATTATGAACAACATTCCAATCTTATGGAATATAGGATGTCTGATGTACAGGTACAAGCGGAACATTATCCATGGATGGAAGAAGAATGGAAAGACGATCAACGGCTAAAAATCCAATATTGGAAGGAAAAGGCTACCCGGCGATTAATTCAGCTTGATTATCAAGGGAAGCGTGTTGACCCTTATGTCGTACGGGAGAAAATAGAAAATGATTGCTTACAGCAACAACATTTGTTGGATGACCAAGATCGTAAATTGTATGAGGAAATTTTATTTGACTCCGTGGGCAAAAAATTAAGGAGCCGTATTAGTAGGGCACAACAATGGACAGAAAAAATGGATAAGTTGATGGCAGCAAGTGATTCATCATCTGGCTTATCTTTTTCCATCAAATGGAAACCGCGTACAGCTGAAACCGAAGTAGAGCTCGATACAAAAGAATTGGTCGATTTATTACGTCGTGATTCTCGTTTGCTAAAAGAAGAGGATATGTTAAAAGTAATTGAACATTTTCGTTCCAGAATTGCTAGAGCAAAAGAGCTTGTTGAGATTAAGGGAGAAGGCAGTACACTTTTACAGGTGTTAAAGGATGTGCTCGATTATCGAAACTGGTTTTCGTTCGTATTATCTTATAAGCGGACAGGTGAACCGAAAAGAGAGCTTTCTAACCATGCCTTTTATCAATTCAGTGGTGGGGAAAAAGCAATGGCGATGTACATTCCATTATTCACAGCCTGTTATTCCCGTTATTTAGAAGCTGCAGATACGGCTCCTTATATCATTACTTTGGATGAGGCTTTTGCGGGAGTGGATGAAGATAATATTAGTGTGATGTTTCGTTTAGTAGAGGAGTTAGGTTTTAATTATATGATGAACTCTCAAGTACTTTGGGGCGATTATGAAACGATATCAAATCTGGCAATTTATGAGCTCGTTCGACCGAAAAATCAAGATTTCGTTACAGTTATTCGCTATCATTGGGACGGAAATAAGCGCTCATTAGTTGTAAATGATATGATAAATAAAAAAACGAACACCATGAATGTATAG
- a CDS encoding TIGR02678 family protein, producing the protein MEHNQFDDKAQTAMRMLFEHFWILRAKQPEAYQFIREREKVIKRYVTDKLGFDLIVHQHFIKLEKIPVETKSWMGMQEFQEPRDYAIFCCALAFTENRTVDEQFLLTEICEDIKDLYPGDLPLDWTNYHHRKSLVRVIKQLEKLSILSVVEGEVEHFALNEEHEVLYEVTVYARYFMRSYPKDLMDYHSKEDIMQGEWDRHEAVDGRRKRVYRKLLLSPAVQRMGEDDPDFAYIRNYRNRLRDDLEEHTLFRFEIFKNVALLVAEEKKQELTLFPDQKAIMDVALHLATYIRDHQADYKPDTFGNIRISAVAFEQIITSLHEQYGAGWSKQYREGSIKQTQKELTETLKSWEMLQQDDFTKDYIIRPLLGRVVGKYPRKFVEEGMSQHEQK; encoded by the coding sequence ATGGAGCATAATCAGTTCGATGATAAAGCGCAAACGGCAATGCGGATGTTGTTTGAACATTTTTGGATACTGCGAGCTAAACAACCAGAAGCCTACCAGTTTATTAGAGAAAGAGAAAAAGTAATTAAGCGTTATGTAACCGACAAGCTTGGCTTTGACTTAATCGTACATCAGCATTTTATTAAGTTGGAAAAAATACCTGTCGAAACAAAAAGCTGGATGGGTATGCAAGAGTTTCAAGAGCCTCGTGATTATGCGATTTTCTGTTGTGCTTTAGCCTTTACAGAAAACCGTACCGTAGATGAACAATTTTTATTAACGGAAATATGTGAAGACATTAAAGATCTTTATCCAGGTGATCTTCCTCTAGATTGGACGAATTATCATCACCGTAAATCGCTTGTTCGGGTTATTAAACAGCTGGAAAAGCTGTCCATTCTGTCAGTGGTGGAAGGAGAAGTCGAACATTTCGCCTTGAATGAAGAGCATGAAGTGTTGTATGAAGTAACGGTATATGCAAGATACTTTATGCGATCTTATCCAAAAGATTTAATGGATTACCATTCTAAAGAAGATATTATGCAAGGCGAGTGGGATAGACATGAAGCAGTAGATGGGCGACGTAAACGCGTCTATCGTAAATTACTGTTATCACCAGCTGTTCAACGAATGGGTGAGGATGATCCTGATTTTGCTTATATCCGAAATTATCGTAATCGTTTGCGGGATGATTTAGAAGAGCATACTTTATTTCGTTTTGAAATTTTTAAAAATGTTGCCTTGCTCGTAGCAGAAGAGAAAAAACAGGAGCTTACGTTATTTCCTGATCAGAAAGCTATTATGGATGTTGCGTTGCATCTTGCAACTTACATTAGAGATCATCAAGCAGATTATAAACCAGATACATTTGGAAATATACGCATCAGCGCAGTTGCATTTGAACAAATTATTACTTCTCTCCATGAACAATATGGAGCAGGATGGAGTAAGCAATATCGGGAAGGTAGTATAAAACAAACACAAAAGGAATTAACCGAAACGTTGAAAAGTTGGGAGATGCTTCAGCAAGATGATTTTACGAAAGACTATATCATTCGCCCATTGCTCGGTCGTGTAGTGGGGAAATACCCAAGGAAATTTGTAGAAGAAGGGATGTCACAGCATGAGCAAAAATAA